A window of Sulfurovum riftiae contains these coding sequences:
- a CDS encoding FAD:protein FMN transferase produces MKHSLNILLLSLFITLSLHAEEMLSRTRMLMGTYATVTLPAQHNRQISESFSLIAKIEHALSTFDENATLARLNDEHTVPYDPVLAEALTLSYSYYEETDGYFDVTIGSITKDLYRFGTERPQSPSKTALKHAKRNIDGFHVGKKHITSDEGIVIDLGGMGKGYAVDKTAQWLNEQNITQSIVGLSGDIRCLHTCELYLQSPFHEGMFAKVTAKILNLSISTSGTYHRYATRPEEHHLIDPKTATQGKAFVSVTLFTKADNARIDAYATAVSVMPKKKALAFLKEHKEIGYVLVEPDGNIIKGNLEPLVGCVPTHLHKH; encoded by the coding sequence ATGAAACATTCACTGAATATCCTGCTGCTTTCATTGTTCATTACCCTTTCCCTTCACGCAGAGGAGATGCTCTCCAGAACGCGTATGCTCATGGGTACCTACGCAACCGTCACGTTGCCGGCACAGCACAATCGGCAAATTAGTGAATCTTTCAGCCTGATCGCAAAGATCGAACACGCCCTTTCCACATTTGATGAAAATGCTACGCTTGCCAGACTCAATGATGAACATACAGTTCCCTACGATCCTGTTCTTGCAGAAGCACTTACACTTTCATACAGCTATTATGAGGAGACCGACGGCTATTTCGATGTCACCATCGGCTCCATCACTAAAGACCTCTACCGTTTCGGCACAGAGAGACCGCAAAGCCCATCCAAAACGGCATTGAAACACGCCAAACGTAACATTGACGGATTTCACGTTGGTAAAAAACATATTACAAGTGATGAGGGGATCGTTATTGACCTTGGCGGTATGGGCAAAGGGTATGCGGTGGACAAAACGGCACAGTGGCTTAATGAGCAGAACATCACACAGAGTATCGTAGGGCTCAGCGGCGACATCCGCTGTCTGCATACCTGTGAACTCTACCTCCAGTCCCCGTTCCATGAAGGTATGTTTGCAAAGGTTACTGCAAAGATCCTCAACCTCTCCATCTCCACCAGCGGCACCTACCACCGCTATGCTACCAGACCGGAGGAACACCATCTCATCGACCCCAAGACAGCCACACAGGGTAAAGCCTTTGTTTCCGTCACCCTCTTTACCAAGGCAGACAATGCCCGCATCGATGCCTACGCAACTGCAGTGTCGGTGATGCCGAAGAAAAAAGCATTGGCATTTTTGAAGGAACATAAAGAGATAGGGTATGTGCTTGTTGAGCCTGACGGG
- a CDS encoding NAD(P)H-dependent oxidoreductase has protein sequence MKSSEIIDAFHFRHACKVFNAEKKISDNDFMTILETGRLSPSSFGFEPWKFLVVQNSELREKLKPVTWGAQGTLPTASHFVVILARKQKSMRYDSDYITHMMYDVHKIPEEQAEQRRSFYQTFQEKDFKLFESERAMFDWAGKQTYIALGNMMTAAAMLGIDSCPIEGFKADEVEKLMAEEFEVDTEEFGVAVMVAFGYRVNEQPEKTRQSMEDITQWYR, from the coding sequence ATGAAAAGCAGTGAAATTATCGATGCATTCCATTTCAGACACGCCTGCAAAGTGTTTAATGCAGAGAAGAAAATAAGTGATAATGATTTTATGACCATATTGGAAACAGGACGTTTAAGCCCCAGCTCTTTCGGTTTCGAGCCGTGGAAGTTCCTTGTGGTACAAAACAGCGAGCTGCGTGAAAAACTAAAACCTGTCACCTGGGGTGCACAGGGTACACTGCCGACTGCCAGCCACTTCGTGGTCATCCTGGCACGAAAGCAGAAGAGTATGCGTTATGACAGTGACTACATTACCCATATGATGTACGATGTACACAAGATCCCAGAAGAGCAGGCGGAACAAAGAAGAAGCTTTTACCAGACATTCCAGGAGAAAGATTTCAAACTCTTCGAGAGTGAAAGAGCCATGTTCGACTGGGCAGGGAAACAGACCTATATCGCCCTTGGCAATATGATGACCGCTGCTGCAATGCTGGGTATCGACAGTTGTCCCATTGAGGGGTTCAAGGCAGACGAGGTTGAAAAACTGATGGCGGAAGAGTTCGAGGTGGATACGGAAGAGTTCGGTGTCGCGGTCATGGTCGCCTTTGGCTACAGGGTGAACGAACAGCCTGAAAAGACGCGGCAAAGTATGGAAGATATCACACAGTGGTATAGATAA
- a CDS encoding thioredoxin domain-containing protein — MANHLKNEHSPYLQQHADNPVDWYPWGEEAFKKARDEHKPIFLSIGYSSCHWCHVMEHESFQDEKTAKLLNKYFVSIKVDREERPDIDKHFQSVYQLMNGRPGGWPTSIFLTEELKPFYSATYIPDEPKYGMMSFSSLLEVIADKYKNEKKVLIKEADRVLKHLNPKEDKIQATKLDGSIMARVLKQAEQLFDSKEGGFNKAPKFPQASTLELLLDLYRITDEKEALNMAVLSLSSMARGGLRDLVDGGFCRYSTDNEWLVPHFEKMTYDNALLASVYLKAYHATHNDFYRDVAFETLDFMLKKMCENNLFYSASDADTEGEEGKYFVYTYEKALKSFAKAGIPSKVHAKLAEALHITKEGNFEGKNIVRVDDPAHIDIPYYEEALEALRKRREEKRVYPFIDTKVIVSWNAMMVSTLFQAGRVEKKYLKQAKKSLDRLLETMYINSQLFHSTLIGKEPKIQAFLEDYAYLGEALIEAYESTLDETYLIIATKLANNAIEKYYQHGKWKFSRGEFETDADIYDSSYPSSVATVISLLHSLSSLVDTVYKKFVFKTLEIHSYDIMRQPISTPKMSKMVIRYLKDDVIIKAQSDRLAPHISELDKITYPFTFFKNDTNDGFMLCNSNSCFGHEKDLEGIIKILEKRGN, encoded by the coding sequence ATGGCCAATCATCTTAAAAATGAGCACTCTCCCTATCTTCAGCAGCATGCTGACAATCCTGTAGACTGGTATCCGTGGGGAGAAGAGGCATTCAAAAAAGCCCGTGACGAACACAAGCCCATCTTTCTGAGTATCGGCTACAGTTCCTGCCACTGGTGCCATGTCATGGAACACGAATCGTTCCAGGATGAAAAGACGGCAAAGCTCCTCAACAAATATTTCGTCTCCATCAAGGTGGACCGGGAAGAACGTCCCGATATCGACAAACATTTCCAGAGTGTCTACCAGCTGATGAACGGGCGTCCGGGAGGCTGGCCTACCTCCATCTTTCTAACCGAAGAGCTCAAACCCTTCTACTCGGCGACCTACATTCCCGATGAACCCAAATACGGCATGATGAGCTTCTCTTCCCTGCTTGAAGTGATCGCAGACAAATACAAAAACGAGAAAAAAGTACTCATTAAAGAGGCAGACAGGGTTCTCAAACACCTCAATCCCAAAGAGGACAAGATACAGGCGACCAAACTCGACGGAAGCATCATGGCGAGGGTACTCAAACAGGCGGAACAGCTCTTTGACAGCAAAGAAGGTGGCTTTAACAAGGCACCAAAGTTCCCACAGGCTTCCACCCTCGAACTCCTGCTTGACCTCTACCGTATCACCGATGAGAAGGAGGCACTCAACATGGCCGTACTTTCTCTCTCCTCCATGGCAAGAGGTGGGCTTCGGGACCTGGTCGACGGCGGATTCTGCCGCTATTCCACCGACAATGAATGGCTGGTACCCCATTTCGAGAAGATGACCTATGACAATGCACTGCTCGCTTCGGTCTATCTCAAAGCCTACCATGCCACCCATAATGATTTCTACAGGGATGTCGCTTTTGAAACACTTGATTTCATGCTGAAGAAGATGTGCGAAAACAACCTCTTCTACTCCGCTTCCGATGCAGATACAGAGGGGGAAGAGGGAAAATACTTCGTCTACACCTATGAGAAAGCGCTCAAATCTTTTGCCAAGGCAGGCATTCCTTCCAAAGTACATGCAAAACTGGCTGAAGCCCTGCACATTACCAAAGAGGGGAATTTTGAAGGAAAGAATATCGTCAGAGTGGATGACCCGGCCCATATCGATATTCCCTACTACGAAGAAGCCTTGGAAGCACTGAGGAAAAGAAGGGAAGAGAAACGGGTCTACCCTTTCATAGACACCAAAGTGATCGTTTCATGGAATGCCATGATGGTCAGTACACTTTTCCAGGCAGGGAGGGTGGAGAAAAAGTACCTGAAACAGGCCAAGAAATCCCTTGACAGACTGCTTGAGACCATGTACATAAACTCGCAACTCTTCCACTCCACACTCATAGGGAAAGAACCAAAGATCCAGGCCTTCCTCGAAGATTATGCCTACCTGGGTGAAGCGCTTATCGAAGCCTATGAGAGTACGCTGGACGAGACCTACCTCATCATCGCAACCAAACTGGCGAACAATGCCATAGAGAAGTATTACCAACATGGCAAATGGAAATTCTCGCGGGGCGAGTTCGAGACCGATGCCGACATTTATGACAGTTCCTACCCATCATCGGTCGCTACTGTCATCTCTCTGCTGCACAGCCTCTCCTCACTGGTCGATACTGTCTACAAGAAATTCGTTTTCAAGACACTCGAGATACACTCCTATGACATCATGCGGCAGCCCATCTCAACACCCAAAATGAGCAAAATGGTCATCCGCTATCTCAAAGACGACGTCATCATCAAAGCACAGAGTGACAGACTCGCCCCACACATATCTGAACTCGATAAGATCACCTACCCTTTCACTTTCTTCAAGAACGATACCAACGACGGATTCATGCTCTGCAACTCCAACAGCTGCTTCGGGCATGAGAAAGACCTGGAGGGTATTATCAAGATTCTGGAAAAAAGAGGGAACTAA